From the genome of Papaver somniferum cultivar HN1 chromosome 2, ASM357369v1, whole genome shotgun sequence, one region includes:
- the LOC113350675 gene encoding uncharacterized protein LOC113350675, with protein MEFAFNTSLNRLTGKTPFEIVYSKVPNHVLDLVVLPKISKANVRADKMIDKDAKIHQEMKTKLEDSNENYKAIADEHRRFKAFQLGDLVMIHLRKERFPTVNHSPKWKLADLEVAPCPPNVKSELVVAADLRAEQEEGDYSYMTYNDPDDCLEEDPEENSESDTEEDPEEEMDDDECEDSDESDI; from the exons ATGGAATTTGCATTCAATACTTCACTCAATCGTTTAACCGGGAAAACACCATTTGAAATTGTTTACTCAAAAGTGCCAAATCATGTTCTTGATTTAGTGGTTCTACCCAAGATTTCCAAAGCTAACGTTCGAGCTGACAAGATGATAGATAAGGATGCAAAAATTCACCAAGAAATGAAGACTAAGCTTGAAGATTCTAACGAAAATTACAAAGCCATTGCAGATGAACACAGACGATTCAAAGCTTTTCAGCTTGGAGATTTGGTTATGATTCATCTTCGAAAAGAACGTTTCCCTACAG TCAACCATTCTCCCAAGTGGAAACTTGCTGATCTCGAAGTTGCACCGTGTCCTCCTAATGTGAAGTCTGAACTAGTAGTTGCAGCTGATCTTAGAGCGGAACAAGAGGAAGGTGATTATTCATATATGACTTACAATGATCCAGACGATTGTTTGGAAGAAGACCCTGAAGAAAATTCTGAATCTGATACAGAAGAAGACCCTGAAGAAGAGATGGATGATGATGAATGCGAGGATAGTGATGAATCTGACATCTAA